The Lycium barbarum isolate Lr01 chromosome 12, ASM1917538v2, whole genome shotgun sequence genome includes a region encoding these proteins:
- the LOC132623950 gene encoding transcription factor MYB102: protein MGRAPCCDKNGLKKGPWTPEEDQKLIDYIQKHGYGNWRTLPKNAGLQRCGKSCRLRWTNYLRPDIKRGRFSFEEEETIIQLHSILGNKWSAIAARLPGRTDNEIKNYWNTHIRKRLLRMGIDPVTHSPRLDLLDLSSILHPSLYNNSSHQMNLSRLSGPGQPLVNPEVLRLATSLISSQRQNSNFLLPNNLQENQICQNQLPQMAQNNQIQAPIQDFPSCSTLSTTPCVPFSSEAQLMQPPTNMEQFSSNLENFSSQNCQVNGWQLSNEVLNSNLTNDYFALQNYGYYDPLPSDGSTLQSNDSNNNNFSFQSAAMSNLSTPSSSPTPLNSNSTYFNNSSSNTTTEDDRDSYCSSMLNFDIQSIWDSTNEFV, encoded by the exons ATGGGCAGAGCTCCTTGTTGTGACAAAAATGGACTTAAGAAAGGTCCATGGACCCCTGAAGAAGATCAAAAGCTCATTGATTACATTCAAAAACATGGCTATGGTAATTGGAGGACTCTTCCAAAGAATGCTG GGCTGCAAAGGTGTGGAAAGAGTTGCAGGCTACGTTGGACCAACTATCTAAGGCCAGATATTAAAAGGGGAAGGTTCTCTTTTGAAGAAGAAGAGACAATCATTCAACTCCATAGTATTTTAGGCAACAA GTGGTCTGCTATTGCTGCACGTTTGCCCGGTAGAACTGATAACGAAATCAAGAATTATTGGAATACTCACATCAGAAAAAGGCTTTTGAGAATGGGAATTGACCCAGTGACTCACAGTCCACGACTTGATCTTCTTGATCTTTCTTCAATTTTACACCCTTCACTCTACAATAATTCATCTCATCAAATGAATCTTTCAAGATTGTCAGGCCCTGGGCAACCTTTGGTAAATCCTGAAGTCTTGAGATTAGCTACTTCTCTTATATCATCCCAACGCCAAAACTCAAACTTCTTGCTCCCAAATAATCTTCAAGAAAATCAAATTTGCCAAAACCAGTTGCCACAAATGGCCCAAAATAACCAAATTCAAGCCCCTATTCAAGATTTTCCAAGTTGCTCAACTTTAAGTACAACCCCATGTGTACCATTTTCTAGTGAAGCTCAACTCATGCAGCCACCAACAAATATGGAACAATTCTCATCAAATCTTGAAAACTTTAGCTCACAAAATTGCCAAGTTAATGGATGGCAATTAAGCAATGAAGTGCTTAATTCAAATTTAACGAATGATTATTTTGCTTTACAAAATTATGGGTACTATGATCCACTACCCTCCGACGGTTCGACACTTCAATCTaatgacagcaacaacaacaacttcaGCTTCCAATCAGCTGCTATGTCGAATTTATCGACGCCTTCATCAAGTCCTACGCCATTGAATTCAAACTCGACTTACTTCAACAACAGCAGCAGCAACACAACTACTGAAGATGACAGAGATAGCTACTGCAGCAG